The proteins below come from a single Aspergillus oryzae RIB40 DNA, chromosome 5 genomic window:
- a CDS encoding oxidoreductase, short chain dehydrogenase/reductase family (predicted protein): MNQTPREITTLARNPANFTPVVDEINANGGQAAGISADLSDTNSVKSAFDKINEQYGGSTLAAAVFNSGGGFVRKPFLELTEEEFASGFESQGKGGFNFAQRTLPLLQKATGLQHPPTLIFTGATASLKGSASFSAFASGKFALRALAQSLAREFGPKGVHVSHVIIDGVIDIPRTKAWTFEHEDAKLDPAAVSYLLLSAFFPSSSLSGGFWMNEGKADCVL; encoded by the exons ATGAACCAAACGCCGAGGGAAATCACGACACTGG CTCGTAACCCGGCGAACTTCACGCCCGTCGTCGACGAAATCAACGCAAACGGCGGCCAAGCAGCAGGTATTAGTGCTGATCTATCAGACACAAACAGTGTCAAGTCTGCATTTGACAAGATCAACGAGCAATATGGGGGATCGACACTAGCAGCAGCTGTATTTAACTCCGGGGGCGGATTCGTCCGCAAGCCGTTCCTGGAGTTGACGGAGGAGGAATTCGCTTCGGGGTTTGAGAGTCAAGG aaaaggtGGCTTCAACTTCGCCCAACGCaccctccctctccttcaaaAGGCAACCGGACTCCAACACCCACCTACACTAATTTTCACCGGCGCAACTGCTAGTCTGAAAGGCTCAGCGTCGTTCTCGGCCTTCGCATCGGGAAAGTTTGCCCTTCGTGCGTTGGCGCAGAGTCTTGCTCGCGAGTTCGGGCCCAAGGGTGTCCATGTCTCGCATGTTATTATTGACGGGGTGATTGATATCCCTAGGACCAAGGCGTGGACTTTTGAGCATGAGGATGCCAAGTTGGATCCTGCGGCGGTGAGTTATCTCCTACTTTCTGCTTTTTtcccttcgtcttctttgtCGGGTGGGTTTTGGATGAATGAGGGAAAGGCTGATTGTGTTTTGTAG
- a CDS encoding uncharacterized protein (protein DRE2, required for cell viability), with product MSITIDTSVDIDLPTPPQSNGSQKRNLLLAPPSVAAHEEKLRDVFSTFDRSSTDLQMFDRLSAGFVSLPPNTYDLVLVLTDAQSDEAVRLLTRDVYTALVPAMKAGARLQLQQGSLGASEGLEAILAGLVEKDGGFEKPVQEAAVPLKLGGRKKKDKTNGVNGVQNGVATNGASTNGVGMFDPAQNNDDELIDEDALLSDDDLKRPLPRPQNCVPETAKKRRRPCKDCTCGLASQLEEEDRAREAKAAQDLNILKLNTDDLNDELDFTVQGKTSSCNSCSLGDAFRCSSCPYIGLPPFKPGEEVKIMNDMVQL from the exons ATGTCCATCACAATCGACACCTCCGTCGACATCGACCTCCCCACCCCACCTCAATCAAACGGCAGTCAAAAGCGCAACCTCCTCCTTGCCCCTCCCTCCGTCGCCGCCCACGAAGAGAAACTCCGTGATGTCTTCTCGACCTTCGATCGCTCCTCGACCGATCTCCAGATGTTCGATCGCCTGTCCGCAGGCTTCGTCTCCCTTCCTCCCAATACATATGACCTCGTGCTGGTGTTGACGGATGCGCAGTCAGATGAGGCTGTGCGGTTGTTGACTCGGGATGTTTATACCGCTTTGGTACCGGCGATGAAGGCGGGCGCTAGattgcagctgcagcaggggAGTTTGGGGGCTagtgaggggttggaggcTATCTTGGCGGGgctggtggagaaggatggtGGGTTTGAGAAGCCGGTGCAGGAGGCTGCTGTGCCGTTGAAGTTGGGtggcaggaagaagaaggataagacCAATGGAGTGAACGGGGTTCAGAATGGAGTGGCTACGAACGGAGCTAGCACAAATGGCGTGGGAATGTTCGATCCGGCTCAGAACAACGATGACGagttgattgatgaggatgcgTTGCTTTCGGACGATGATTTGAAGAGACCTCTTCCACGAC CCCAAAACTGCGTACCAGAGACCGCCAAGAAGCGCCGGCGTCCCTGCAAGGACTGCACCTGCGGTCTAGCCAGTCAActcgaggaggaagatcgcGCACGTGAGGCAAAGGCCGCTCAAGATCTCAACATTCTGAAGCTGAACACAGACGACCTGAACGACGAGCTAGACTTCACCGTGCAGGGCAAGACGAGCTCGTGCAACAGCTGCTCGCTCGGTGATGCGTTCCGTTGCTCTAGCTGTCCGTACATTGGCCTGCCGCCGTTCAAGCCCGGCGAGGAGGTCAAGATTATGAATGATATGGTTCAGCTGTGA
- a CDS encoding uncharacterized protein (predicted protein), with product MSTFMPTQQTTSLTSSEARLVNMGPADELLDPGRHELIMQLLHTIEEPEIDSTAWACLWFADLSNIRRLLQKCGQCQDFCFTVRFGLQSESFNKMIKTRKWLDQPYEEVLANATSGAARSKNQLYAARSDEDLKEYCEDPEEPEIEEAPTKKRRRASSSQKPSEISRRSAEQGSEYSSAIASSATVRSEKNSLLCRISD from the coding sequence ATGTCGACATTTATGCCCACCCAGCAAACCACCTCTCTTACCTCCAGTGAGGCCCGGTTGGTTAACATGGGCCCTGCAGACGAGCTCTTGGACCCAGGGCGACATGAGCTAATCATGCAGCTATTACACACTATTGAAGAGCCTGAAATTGATTCAACTGCATGGGCTTGCCTGTGGTTTGCAGACCTTTCGAACATACGACGCCTTCTCCAAAAGTGTGGCCAGTGTCAGGACTTTTGCTTCACGGTGAGATTCGGCCTACAAAGTGAGAGCTTTAACAAAATGATCAAGACCCGTAAGTGGCTTGACCAACCATACGAAGAAGTACTAGCTAATGCAACATCAGGGGCCGCTCGCTCCAAGAACCAACTGTATGCAGCCAGGTCCGACGAAGACTTGAAGGAATACTGTGAGGACCCCGAAGAACCGGAGATCGAAGAAGCTCCAACCAAAAAGCGGCGGCGTGCTTCCAGTTCACAAAAGCCTTCTGAAATCTCTAGACGGAGCGCCGAGCAAGGATCTGAATATTCTTCAGCGATAGCTTCCTCTGCGACGGTAAGATCTGAAAAGAATTCACTTCTTTGTCGTATATCTGACTAA
- a CDS encoding uncharacterized protein (predicted protein) yields the protein MILRMFWPREKVETWKKQVSGPAGTESCSNMMCMVNVAQNLWGKARFALKPLSISEDQKVLKVQFYWLPRHSYSREMPAIRTPSPFPGNLSSSTVNGQHSAKLFNIATDTKLCSGDIITFETNDPVGHPLPSMELLNMQWVLHRVLALSGVANATDEDLEPESYQEDTESDTEEE from the coding sequence ATGATTTTAAGAATGTTCTGGCCCAGAGAAAAGGTCGAGACCTGGAAGAAACAGGTCTCAGGCCCAGCTGGGACAGAGAGCTGTTCAAATATGATGTGTATGGTCAACGTTGCCCAGAATCTGTGGGGAAAAGCCCGTTTTGCCCTAAAACCACTGTCTATAAGTGAGGATCAGAAGGTTCTTAAAGTGCAGTTTTATTGGCTGCCGAGACATTCATACTCTCGTGAGATGCCAGCAATCAGGACTCCAAGCCCTTTCCCTGGCAATCTCTCCTCCAGCACCGTGAACGGTCAACACAGTGCGAAGCTGTTTAACATTGCCACGGATACGAAACTCTGCTCCGGGGACATTATCACCTTCGAGACTAATGACCCGGTCGGTCACCCTCTTCCATCCATGGAGCTACTCAATATGCAGTGGGTCTTACACCGAGTTCTTGCCCTTAGCGGGGTTGCTAATGCAACTGATGAGGACCTTGAGCCTGAATCATATCAAGAGGATACTGAGAGTGACACCGAGGAAGAatag
- a CDS encoding zinc finger HIT domain-containing protein (predicted protein) — protein sequence MSSETPLLSDLCTICHIQPPKYRCPRCSTRTCSLPCSRRHKLWSQCSGVRDPAAYLKKNELATESAFDRDFNFITGIERTLERAERDAENRGISVQPGTSGRGVDLAVVGLDGEEESAVGGIENGRKRRRIEGGSGGFAKGEFGFLRGAEEAGVTVLRAPRGMSRNKANTSKWMPKNKCLNWTVEWIAPDGERRHRLCLELLTLAEAYDRSFPLSKEEREQKKKDQESKSEQVDVDSSEQLPDTHDLTPSTAEATPHETVPQGDVLPNPENDTKPDIAPEISKDQPTQSTDEITSHRDLYFYLHRPRTSTKQPVLVPLSPTATLTSALRGRTVLEFPTIYILSDSPNTLSSEDENTKFLLEKDYLRTQPQGEIESGETSETDGDQPAPGSVDISNLDEKKVLEVLQKDLLEPV from the exons ATGTCCTCCGAAACCCCCCTCCTCTCAGACCTCTGCACAATCTG CCACATCCAACCACCCAAATACCGCTGTCCCCGCTGCTCAACCCGCACCTGCTCCCTCCCCTGTTCGCGCCGCCACAAACTCTGGTCCCAATGCAGCGGTGTCCGCGATCCAGCCGCCTACTTGAAGAAAAACGAACTAGCGACTGAATCTGCCTTCGACCGGGATTTCAATTTCATCACGGGGATCGAGCGCACTCTGGAGCGCGCGGAGCGTGATGCCGAGAATAGGGGGATCTCTGTACAGCCTGGGACTTCTGGGCGGGGGGTGGATCTTGCGGTTGTGGGgttggatggggaggaggagagtgCTGTGGGTGGTATTgagaatgggaggaagaggaggaggattgagGGTGGTTCTGGGGGGTTTGCAAAGGGGGAGTTTGGGTTTCTTAGGGGCGCCGAGGAGGCGGGTGTTACTGTTCTTAGGGCGCCGAGGGGGATGAGTCGGAATAAGGCGAATACGTCGAAGTGGATGCCTAA GAATAAGTGTTTGAATTGGACGGTGGAGTGGATTGCTCCAGACGGCGAGAGGAGACATAGACTTTGCTTGGAGTTGTTGACTCTTGCTGAGGCTTACGATCggtcttttcctttgtctaAGGAGGAGcgtgaacagaagaagaaagatcaGGAGAGCAAGTCGGAACAAGTGGATGTCGATTCGTCTGAGCAACTACCTGATACACACGACCTTACTCCCTCTACCGCAGAAGCTACGCCCCACGAAACTGTGCCTCAGGGAGACGTCCTTCCCAACCCGGAGAACGATACAAAACCGGATATCGCACCGGAGATCTCCAAAGACCAACCCACGCAATCCACGGATGAGATTACCTCCCACCGCGATCTCTACTTCTATCTCCATCGCCCACGGACGAGCACGAAACAGCCGGTGCTcgtccctctctctcctacTGCCACTCTCACCTCCGCTCTGCGCGGCCGCACTGTTCTAGAATTCCCGactatctatatactatCAGACTCACCAAATACCTTGTCGTCGGAGGACGAGAATACAAAGTTTCTTCTCGAGAAAGACTATTTACGCACGCAGCCGCAAGGTGAAATCGAGTCGGGAGAAACCTCTGAGACGGACGGCGATCAACCGGCACCGGGATCCGTGGATATTTCAAATCTAGATGAGAAAAAGGTATTGGAGGTGCTGCAAAAAGATCTATTGGAGCCCGTTTAG
- a CDS encoding uncharacterized protein (predicted protein) → MNVVALRTDVDQLKSGVIQLKTSIGQTGNETVFLRSDVDRLSKNIDQIQSDIENVQTDVCQCRVEISKLHATISQLRTDLITLQHETSRHLNSVFDRFSLIESRMKHSERVRFNSLAHTTHAPITPVPVVEDDGTLQWPEYFPRTVWRFWCLKKRSRINRLVQLAEFYQLGGYQYWGRMHQTEAMFASDSDSSDSSDYPSNLTRAEAVRLYPEAAHQALAATLGLVYYKIRNEVGEGPNTHIPRPPKRQQEDLPSVSSGSRPKPVKMARRPNNTSPTALHRLVTGPSLESKSIVSDESDKLGWNAHSEVSDEAMSKLRNIVSEEVGTLLRALERGRIRLKPGRSEREKMSPIESKTSIRNGRYGGDGAQDDDARTFPNTVPTEILSLSDKTDKTEEHEPELPATESDATSPE, encoded by the exons ATGAACGTGGTCGCGTTGAGGACGGATGTGGACCAGTTGAAGTCAGGAGTGATCCAACTAAAGACAAGTATCGGCCAGACCGGCAATGAGACCGTCTTCTTACGCAGTGATGTCGATCGTTTGTCGAAGAATATCGATCAGATCCAGTCCGATATCGAAAATGTTCAGACGGACGTGTGTCAATGCCGGGTGGAGATTAGCAAACTACACGCGACCATCAGTCAACTTCGTACCGATTTGATCACTCTTCAGCATGAAACATCACGTCATCTGAATTCTGTCTTCGACCGCTTTTCCCTGATCGAGTCTCGCATGAAGCATTCGGAACGCGTCCGCTTCAACTCCTTGGCCCACACCACCCACGCCCCAATCACCCCGGTCCCCGTTGTTGAGGACGATGGCACGCTGCAATGGCCGGAATATTTCCCTCGTACTGTCTGGCGCTTCTGGTGCCTGAAGAAGCGCAGTCGGA TCAATCGCTTGGTTCAGTTGGCCGAATTCTATCAGCTTGGAGGTTACCAATACTGGGGTCGAATGCACCAGACAGAGGCTATGTTTGCTAGCGATAGTGACTCCAGCGACTCCAGTGATTACCCGTCCAATTTGACTCGTGCTGAAGCAGTTCGCTTGTATCCCGAGGCCGCACACCAGGCACTGGCTGCTACATTGGGCCTGGTTTATTACAAGATTCGGAacgaagttggagaagggccGAATACCCATATTCCACGTCCCCCGAAGCGGCAGCAAGAGGACTTGCCATCGGTGTCATCGGGTTCGAGGCCGAAACCGGTGAAGATGGCACGTCGTCCCAACAACACGTCGCCTACTGCTTTGCACCGACTGGTCACTGGACCGTCGCTGGAGTCGAAATCGATAGTTTCGGACGAGTCTGACAAGCTTGGATGGAATGCCCACTCAGAAGTATCTGACGAGGCTATGAGTAAGCTGCGAAACATCGTTTCCGAGGAAGTCGGAACCCTACTTCGAGCTTTAGAACGTGGTCGCATCCGATTGAAGCCTGGTCGCTCTGAGCGTGAGAAAATGTCTCCCATCGAATCCAAAACCAGCATACGCAATGGTCGGTACGGTGGCGATGGAGCACAGGACGATGATGCGCGGACTTTTCCGAACACGGTCCCAACAGAGATCCTGTCTCTTTCAGATAAAACGGACAAGACAGAAGAACATGAACCTGAACTTCCGGCTACCGAGTCCGATGCGACTAGTCCAGAGTGA
- a CDS encoding ankyrin repeat domain-containing protein (predicted protein), translating into MPRRRENIECVHCGRFHPQYYGAALKNHARVHQDRRQAVQRQREPSTETEDDSVSIPQVAALAGRVRLLKEEQLTAGNVAQKVLEVWGHDDTRMALLRRLMTPHLPPGRGANSLLATARSAILTLVGPVVRAGLMSPTYFQPGPLQDPTWPEQEPSSYPVHLSLVRTSIGLALLRDDVRAVEMLVTLEMNPNGMLLCGYSILAVAVLISATEVLDYLLSLGDEIRIDQQANAYGEQEETAISLAWKVGNKDAFRKLLKHNGGEAPGRSLFLICAYEHHDAFDEVLQLDLDGRELLRAQHPVNQETVLHAAVLNTDHAVLDAVLQLAVRVGDSENDTYPQYLQLRNRQGQTALMYAIEHKRYRAVVRLLEDQDIDLNERAWGGQTALWYAARVMDLELVILLLVLGCDAGNPLPLQFPTKGTPLNALLYAYEDILQRYTHELLEGVQGAQRRFNEGKEDILEIAQTLLEYGCQSNVGDDRWRMPMTERLDAFPEWETLFT; encoded by the coding sequence ATGCCGAGACGCAGGGAGAACATCGAATGCGTCCATTGCGGACGCTTCCATCCACAGTATTACGGCGCCGCATTGAAAAATCATGCGAGGGTACACCAGGACCGTCGCCAGGCTGTGCAGCGACAACGTGAACCCTCGACAGAAACAGAGGATGATTCGGTATCAATTCCGCAAGTTGCAGCCTTAGCTGGGCGTGTCCGGCTTCTAAAGGAAGAGCAACTGACTGCTGGGAATGTGGCACAAAAAGTGCTAGAAGTATGGGGTCACGATGACACGAGAATGGCGTTGTTGCGCCGTCTGATgactcctcatcttccacctGGGCGTGGAGCAAATTCGCTATTGGCGACTGCCAGGAGCGCAATTCTTACCTTAGTTGGTCCTGTCGTCCGAGCTGGGCTAATGAGTCCTACGTATTTCCAGCCTGGGCCGTTGCAAGACCCTACATGGCCTGAGCAAGAGCCGTCTTCCTACCCCGTACATTTATCATTGGTGAGAACGTCAATTGGATTGGCTCTCCTTCGAGATGATGTCCGCGCAGTTGAGATGCTAGTCACGCTTGAAATGAACCCGAACGGTATGCTTTTGTGTGGATACAGCATTCTGGCTGTGGCGGTCTTAATATCGGCGACGGAGGTTCTAGACTACCTCCTATCCCTCGGAGACGAGATTCGAATTGACCAGCAGGCAAATGCCTACGGTGAGCAAGAGGAAACGGCAATATCGCTGGCATGGAAGGTCGGGAACAAGGACGCTTTCAGGAAGCTCTTAAAACACAATGGGGGTGAAGCCCCAGGTCGAAGCCTTTTCCTCATCTGTGCCTATGAGCATCATGATGCGTTCGACGAGGTGCTGCAACTTGATTTGGATGGCCGAGAACTTCTTCGGGCGCAACATCCGGTAAACCAGGAGACCGTTCTTCATGCCGCTGTGTTGAACACGGATCACGCTGTCTTGGACGCAGTACTGCAATTGGCTGTGCGGGTTGGTGACAGTGAGAATGACACGTATCCTCAATATCTTCAGCTTCGAAATAGACAAGGTCAAACGGCTCTGATGTATGCGATCGAGCATAAGAGATACAGGGCCGTCGTAAGACTTCTCGAGGACCAAGACATCGATCTCAACGAGCGAGCGTGGGGCGGCCAGACCGCGCTATGGTATGCCGCCCGCGTTATGGATCTAGAGCTGGTCATTCTACTCCTCGTACTGGGATGCGATGCGGGCaaccctcttcctcttcagttTCCGACCAAAGGTACTCCGCTCAATGCCTTGCTCTATGCATATGAGGATATCCTGCAGAGGTACACGCATGAACTACTGGAGGGTGTGCAGGGAGCACAAAGGAGATTcaatgaggggaaagaagacattcttgaGATTGCTCAGACGTTACTTGAGTACGGTTGTCAATCAAATGTAGGGGATGATCGTTGGCGAATGCCTATGACCGAAAGACTAGACGCATTTCCAGAGTGGGAGACGTTGTTCACGTAG
- a CDS encoding glycoside hydrolase family 16 protein (predicted protein), whose translation MGCPPNNQYYYTLHQTLVSVIIPSLTMKLNNITLLPSLSSIPTIIPSPTPISPPKNNTLCDCYIISGPDPGYFTNYRFWDFRNIPLANATQPPAPDLLALDTTLLLSNTPFINDWLPQTWTKTGTTELLPITNAETNVFIAPNPDPQSYVSPNPTYLLLQTTRHADHVSTAEIEFLRWNILHCSLRVRMRLMSNETALGPRIIPPSPRKPEDKHWGKGRRRKVRHNIVPKGACVGLFTYHSKTCESDIEILTSDPPNVIHYSNQPDYDPVSDTAIPGAGSMVNLSVPWTAWSTHRLDWFPDMSRWYAGEALQAVKAYGVPREPSTLVLNLWSDGGNWTGNLRTGESVFLGVEWIEMAFNVSSVAGGSVGPGESLTRSRGRAVRRADLGPIDSDVSRARSKTVDGEIPKQENIKKGDKVGCRKACYICNRHLYNGDTVPLQVFTLL comes from the exons ATGGGATGTCCTCCAAACAATCAATACTACTATACTTTACACCAGACACTCGTTTCTGTTATCATTCCTTCACTCACAATGAAACTCAACAATATCACCCTTCTCCCCAGTCTCTCTTCGATACCCACGATCATCCCCTCCCCAACGCCAATCTCACCACCAAAGAACAACACGCTCTGCGACTGCTACATAATCTCCGGCCCGGACCCAGGCTACTTCACAAACTACCGCTTCTGGGACTTCCGCAACATCCCCCTCGCAAATGCCACTCAACCACCGGCCCCAGACCTCCTCGCACTAGACACTACGCTCCTCCTATCCAACACGCCCTTCATCAACGACTGGCTGCCCCAAACATGGACCAAAACCGGAACAACGGAGCTCCTCCCCATCACCAACGCCGAAACAAACGTATTCATTGCCCCAAACCCAGATCCCCAGAGCTACGTCTCGCCAAACCCAACAtacctcctcctccaaacAACCCGGCACGCAGACCACGTCTCGACAGCCGAGATCGAGTTCCTGAGATGGAACATCCTACACTGCTCACTCCGCGTGAGAATGAGACTGATGTCGAACGAAACTGCCCTCGGCCCCAGGATCATCCCTCCATCCCCCAGAAAACCCGAAGATAAGCACTGGGGCAAaggacgacgacgaaaaGTCAGGCATAACATCGTTCCCAAGGGCGCCTGCGTTGGACTCTTCACATACCATTCCAAGACATGCGAATCAGATATCGAGATCCTCACCTCCGATCCACCAAATGTGATCCATTATTCCAATCAGCCGGATTACGATCCCGTCTCGGATACGGCTATCCCCGGAGCGGGCTCCATGGTGAATCTTTCTGTGCCGTGGACGGCGTGGTCGACGCATCGCTTGGATTGGTTTCCGGATATGTCACGTTGGTATGCTGGGGAGGCTTTGCAGGCGGTTAAGGCTTATGGTGTGCCGCGGGAGCCGAGTACTTTGGTTCTGAATTTGTGGAGTGATGGGGGGAATTGGACGGGGAATTTGAGGACTGGGGAGTCGGTGTTCTTGGGAGTTGAGTGGATTGAGATGGCGTTTAATGTTTCTTCGGTGGCTGGGGGGTCTGTTGGCCCTGGTGAGAGCCTGACGAGGTCGAGAGGTAGGGCGGTTCGGAGGGCTGATTTAGGACCTATTGATAGTGATGTGAGCAGGGCTAGGAGCAAGACGGTAGATGGTGAGATTCCGAAGCAAGAGAATATAAAGAAAGGGGATAAAGTTGGGTGTCGAAAAGCGTGTTAT ATATGCAATCGACATCTTTACAACGGAGACACGGTGCCCTTGCAGGTATTCACATTGCTCTAG
- a CDS encoding SUMO protease ULP1 (protease, Ulp1 family), giving the protein MDRSHICYARTGQHATPLSRVPTLRRELNRRIATTLSGDPLTKKDLSTCFTPMAWLNDEVINSYLALIVDYLRRTNHNNGRGDKPRFHAFNTFFFSNMRDKGYQSVRRWANRAKIGGASLLDVDTVFVPVHNSAHWTLIVIKPMERTIEHFDSLGSLSHRHVGVMKDWLRNELGPRYVEEEWRVLPSVSPQQDNGSDCGVFLLSTAKAVAIGLEPLSYCARDIVLLRKKIVAELMAGGLEGDFDPASGGEVLL; this is encoded by the exons ATGGACAGATCTCACATATGCTACGCCCGTACTGGGCAACATGCTACACCCTTGTCCAGGGTGCCTACGCTGCGTCGGGAACT CAACCGCCGTATCGCCACTACTCTGTCTGGTGATCCGCTGACGAAGAAGGATCTGTCTACTTGTTTTACTCCCATGGCCTGGTTAAACGACGAGGTTATCAACTCGTATCTAGCTCTAATCGTTGACTACCTGAGACGCACAAATCACAACAATGGCCGTGGCGATAAACCCCGTTTCCACGCTTTCAatactttcttcttctccaacatgCGCGACAAGGGCTATCAGTCTGTCCGACGCTGGGCCAATCGTGCCAAGATTGGCGGCGCATCTCTTCTTGACGTGGATACCGTGTTTGTCCCAGTGCACAACAGTGCACACTGGACGCTTATCGTGATCAAGCCAATGGAACGCACCATCGAGCATTTCGACTCGTTAGGCTCACTCTCGCACCGGCACGTGGGGGTGATGAAGGATTGGCTCCGTAACGAGTTAGGCCCTCGTTACGTCGAGGAGGAATGGCGCGTCCTACCATCCGTCTCTCCTCAGCAAGACAACGGTAGTGACTGTGGGGTATTCCTGTTGTCCACCGCAAAGGCGGTGGCCATCGGCCTCGAGCCACTATCCTATTGCGCGCGGGACATTGTCCTGCTGCGCAAGAAGATAGTGGCCGAGCTGATGGCCGGGGGGCTGGAGGGGGATTTCGATCCAGCCTCCGGCGGGGAGGTGTTGCTCTAG
- a CDS encoding PAP2 domain protein (sphingoid base-phosphate phosphatase), which produces MPDEKVRTPALDSYFAFTANLGTHTFFMVFLPILFWNGYTSLGRGMVNLLASGVYFSGFIKDLLCLPRPLSPPLQRITMSGSAALEYGFPSTHSTNAVSVAVYALALLNLPDSTLSPAVNVFLQGITYLYVTSIVFGRLYCGMHGFFDVVIGCLLGSLLAVIQYAYGTAFDEFVVSASGKQIMLVVLVILALIRLHPEPADDCPCFDDSVAFAGVILGLQVAYWHVVKTDITWDDPVPATVPYRFEDLGVLKTAMRLILGVALIVVWREVMKPSLLRVLPPVFRGLEKLGLLLPRRFFTAASQYTKVPTQLKDHEVFPTFSEIPSIFSNIRHPRRRAISVGPQSEADAYETLAYREKRRRESLSNSNRTSPLVEEDSRQDISEGHHPQLSRKRSKLHEYETMMGTGNPRLATGVDGAEAPPLTEPFPDLVLDPEPDEEEMFARIKRPRVRYDVEVVTKLVVYSGMWFFSFLFLPISDHD; this is translated from the exons ATGCccgat GAGAAGGTGCGGACCCCGGCCCTAGACTCCTATTTCGCATTCACGGCCAATCTCGGAACTCATACGTTTTTCATGGTTTTCTTGCCTATACTATTCTGGAATGGGTATACAAGCTTAGGGCGCGG GATGGTAAATCTTCTGGCATCCGGAGTCTACTTTAGCGGTTTTATCAAAGACTTGCTTTGCCTCCCGCGCCCTCTATCGCCTCCGCTACAACGTATTACAATGTCTGGTTCCGCTGCGTTGGAGTATGGGTTCCCCTCGACTCATTCGACAAATGCCGTCTCGGTCGCTGTATACGCACTGGCTCTCCTAAACCTGCCCGACTCGACCTTGAGTCCTGCCGTCAATGTGTTTCTACAAGGTATCACTTACCTCTATGTCACCTCGATTGTATTCGGCCGACTGTACTGCGGTATGCACGGGTTTTTCGATGTGGTCATTGGCTGCTTGCTGGGCAGCTTGCTTGCAGTCATACAATATGCCTACGGAACCGCTTTCGACGAGTTTGTTGTCTCGGCTTCCGGGAAACAGATCATGCTGGTGGTATTAGTGATCCTCGCTCTTATTCGTCTTCATCCGGAGCCCGCCGATGATTGTCCTTGTTTCGACGATAGTGTAGCGTTTGCGGGGGTAATACTTGGGTTGCAAGTAGCTTATTGGCACGTGGTAAAAACGGATATCACATGGGACGACCCGGTTCCCGCCACGGTTCCGTATAGGTTTGAAGATTTAGGAGTTTTGAAGACAGCTATGCGCCTTATCTTGGGAGTGGCACTGATTGTTGTGTGGAGGGAGGTTATGAAACCCTCTCTTCTCCGTGTACTTCCCCCAGTCTTTCGTGGCCTGGAAAAGTTGGGTCTGTTGCTCCCTCGACGATTCTTTACCGCAGCGTC GCAATACACCAAAGTTCCCACGCAACTCAAGGATCATGAAGTGTTCCCGACCTTTTCCGAAATCCCGTCTATCTTTTCGAACATCCGCCACCCTCGACGACGAGCAATCTCTGTTGGTCCTCAGTCGGAAGCTGATGCCTACGAAACCCTGGCCTATCGGGAGAAGCGCAGACGAGAGAGCCTGTCAAATAGCAACCGAACGTCACCCCTGGTAGAGGAGGATTCTCGGCAAGACATCTCGGAGGGACACCATCCTCAACTATCACGGAAGCGGTCCAAGCTCCATGAATATGAAACTATGATGGGAACTGGTAACCCTCGACTCGCAActggtgttgatggtgcAGAGGCACCTCCATTGACGGAGCCGTTCCCTGATTTGGTTCTTGACCCCGAGccggacgaagaagagatgtTTGCGCGAATCAAGAGACCTCGTGTACGATACGATGTGGAGGTAGTTACGAAGCTGGTAGTATATTCCGGTATGTggtttttttcctttctttttctgcccATTTCTGACCATGACTAA